GTCCACACAAGGATAGAAGAACGTAACATGCGTGTGTTCACAGGTCCATGCCGTCATTGGGGTCCTGATGGATGACACCGATCCTCTGGTGACCGTGATGAAGGTGGAGAAGGCTCCACAGGAAACATATGCTGACATTGGTGGACTGGACCAGCAGATCCAGGAAATTAAGGTGACATTTTCAGACATAGAGATTGTAGAGAAGTAGAATACACGGCAAACTTGATTGTTAATGCTATACTTAAGCACATCGTTTTATTGCGTGAGACTCCCAAAATCTTTCCAAACTAACTGTTCTGTATGCACAATGTTAATGTAAATGGATACAGCTgggtcagtggaggctggtgtcaCTGATTGAGAGAGATTTTGCTAGCTGGTCCTGTACACTTCCAGTTATAGCACTAATGCTAGTTAATTGACAAAATctcgaactatccctttaaatcgGAAGACTGGAATGGCTGGATTGGAACGATATTCAACACATGGTAACCATATCTACTGATTGACAATTGTACTTGTGGTTCCCTATGTCCCTCTCAGGAGTCTGTGGAGCTCCCTCTGACCCATCCAGAGTACTATGAAGAGATGGGCATCAAGCCTCCTAAAGGAGTCATTCTGTATGGAGCACCAGGGACAGGTAAGACAACTGAAACAATGATGGATAAAAGTAAAGACAGAACAGAATTTGGATGTATTTTTCTCTGGTAATACTCAAAGGGGTGGTTTCCCATGCACAGATTAAGCTTAATCCTGGACTGAAAAGCATTTTTTTCAATGGAGATTTTCCATTGAGCTTGCTTTGTAGAAACCGCCTCTAAATGTGTCATAGATTGATACTGTTCCTATGGTGTGATAGGGAAGACCCTATTGGCGAAAGCAGTGGCCAACCAGACTTCGGCGACTTTCCTGCGTGTGGTGGGCTCTGAGTTGATTCAGAAGTACCTAGGGGATGGGCCCAAACTGGTCCGAGAGCTGTTTAGGGTGGCTGAGGAACACGCACCCTCCATCGTCTTCATCGACGAGATCGACGCTATCGGGACTAAGAGGCAAGGCTAGCTGTTCTTTAGTCAGGCCGTGGTCATTGAGGTGTGCAGAGTGTGTGTAATTTGTCGATGAGGAGTAAATTAGTGAAAAAAATACAGTAGGCTCATTTCATGCAAAAAACATCTATAGACTACTTTGCTAAATTATTGCACATAGGGAGAAAGTGCAAACAAGTACACACTAACCCACTTTCCAACCGCCATGCTATCCCCCCCAATACAACAGTTGTCAGTCAGTGTTTTACATTATCTTGAGGTtatggctgcgtttagacaggcagcccaatttagatttttgttttcactaaaagatctgatgtgattggtcaaaagaccagttTAGTGGAAAATATCAGAATTTGACttcctgtctaaacgcagcctatGTCAAAATAAGAAAACAATGCTATTGCACAAACTCATTAGTGTCCGCCTTGATATTGGCAGGTTGGGGGTTCAATCCCCGGTcgagtcataccaaagactcCAATGCCTCTCTGTATGGCACTCAGCATTGTTGGATTGGGGGGGGTAAgggtcctgtccagggggtgtactggtaggCTGAAATCACGTAATGGCACTTCTGGCTTGGACAAGGCTTACTAGCTTCACTATTGCTTAGTGATTAAATTAGCAGTACAGTGAACACTGTGATTACAGTATGTTTTGTATACTTTGATGAACTTCCATGTATAGGAGGAcatctctacaatagtatggtGTGTCTCAGTGGTTGAGGCTGTGCTGAGTGCCGTGTCCTCTGCAGATATGACTCTAACTCAGGAGGGGAGCGGGAGATCCAAAGGACTTTGCTGGAGCTTCTCAACCAGCTGGATGGCTTTGACTCCAGAGGAGATGTTAAGGTCATTATGGCCACCAACAGGATAGAGACCCTGGACCCTGCACTCATCAGACCAGGTACACAATAACATGATCATATGGCTATGAATCTTCAAAAGGAAATACAATACTGGCTATGCCCACCTAAATGAAGTAATGATTGGAGAGATCTTATGTGATTGCCCCGTGTAGCAGCTCCTCTGATTTGAtatatctttgtgtgtgtgcccCCACTCATCAGGCCGTATTGACCGAAAGATAGAGTTCCCCTTGCCGGATGAGAAGACCAAGCGAAGGATCTTCCAGATCCACACCAGCAGGATGACTGTGGCAGACGATGTGATCCTGGACGACCTGATCCTAGCCAAGGATGACCTCTCCGGAGCTGACATCAAGGTGCAATACTGACGTTACAGCAACCAGCTGGGGCATAGTAATTAGACTAATTGTAAAAATGCAGCCTACTGTATATACCACTTTGGAAATTTTAACATAATACACAACACAGAGGACTAGGGGTCAGTAGGGAATTAATGGTCAATGGAAATAGTTGCTTTTCAGTTCCAACATCTGGTTAGAATCTGTGtaggggcctcctgagtggcgcagtggtctaaggcactgcattgggGGTTTTAAATTACATCCTGTCTCTTTGTTCTGtggagaatcactgaggacagggaagaATGAACATCTACCATCTACTTCTCAGCATAACTATGATTTGTTCTCTTTGATTAAACCCATCTTTATTTTACTTTCACCTTCTGGTTTTGCTGTCATCCTGTGGCACCTCAATGCATTTTCACTGTTAGTGTTTGtaactttgtctctctctctcaggccattTGTACAGAGGCAGGGCTGATGGCTCTGAGAGAGCGCAGGATGAAGGTGACTAATGAGGACTTTAAGAAGTCAAAGGAGAACGTGCTGTACAAGAAACAGGAAGGGACACCAGAGGGCTTGTACCTCTAAACATGGACAGAACTCACCTCGGCAACATTCTAGTCTTTCACTTACTGCTTCAAAACTGTTATTATCGCCTAGTAAAACGTTTCCTTATGTGTTCATTGTATCGTTGGGTCTAGATGTAGCCAGCTGTTTGCTAGTCAATTCTGCAGCTATTAAATAAAAGTTGGATTtctgaacaaatgaacaaactGTATTCTGGTCTGTTACCATAACCTAAGTATTACCTCTTGAAgtacaataataataaataaaccatTTGGGAAACTGTTCTGTATTTCAGATATTTATTTGAAGTAAAGTATATattgatttttttaaattaaccaTGGTAAATTCTTGTTTTACTATTTGATTGAAGGAACAAGTTAgaattcatgttattcatgttcaTGAATTAATGTTAGAATATTTCCATAATGTGCAGCTGACAGCTGTTGTTTCAATCAGGGAGGAAGGAGATAAGTGGATAACAACTTTGCATGTAAATAAACTGAGCGATAACTAATAAACACTTAGACAATTAACAAAACTACTACAACCAACAAAACTATTAAAGTACAATGCCACAAAGTGTGTCATGGTAACGTCTTGCTATTCCATGTGGTTGTCCTGCCCTTGAACCTGCATTTAAAAAATGAGAGTACCATAGAGGACATTACATTATAAGAGGTCAGATTTACTGTATCAGTCATTATTTCTTCCCACCAACTGCGTCAATGACTTCAAACTGGAATCTCCTTTTCTCTAGCTGAGCTTTCTTTCATACCACCACCTAGCAATAGTGATGGACCAAGAGATAGGGGAAAGTTATGTGAGAGGGTAGCAGTAATATTGTTTTGCTTTCATGCATttagacacacagaaacaccaaTAATAATGGCCAAAGAGGATGAGGGCAACACAGCCTGGATTGATGGTCTTCATGTCCATGTGTGGGTGCTCATAGTGAAAGAATAGTACCTTGGAGTCCCTCGCCACCTCTTGTCTCCGACCATCCATCTCGAGCCCAAATGTTTTGCTTTTCAAATAGACGGGATGGCAACATGGTTACATTTCACAGCGTAGTTAAAGGAAAATATCACCAGCCAAACCAGCTTGACCAGACACATGTACAAAAAAACATTACGTTGAAGTATTACTTAAAATATGAAGCCCTTGAATAGAATGCTACAAAGAGATGTCTCACGATCTCTCTCAATTTAGTAGGCCACAGTTGCTATGTTCAACAGCTCTTTGTCAGTCAGGCGGATGGACACAGGTACAGCTCCTTCACTTGAGGGGGCTGACTGGCACACATTCATaaatacatctctctctcacacacacacaatcccaaaCAATAATGTATTAGAAAATGTGCCTGCTTACGcacacatacactaccggtcaaaatatttagaacacctactcgttcaagggtttttctttatttgtactattttctacagtgtagaataatagtgaagacatctgaactatgaaataacagatggaatcatgtacagttgaagtcggaagtttacatacacttaggttggagccaataaaacttgtttttcaaccactccacaaatttcttgtttacaaacaattttggcaagtcggttaggacatctactttgtgcatgacacaagtcatttcaacaacaattgtttacagacaggttagaagtttacatacactaagttgactgtgcctttaaacagcttagaaataccagaaaatgatgtcatggctttagaagcttctgataggctaattgacatcatttgagtcaattggaggtgtacctgtggatttatttcaaggcctaccttcaaactcagtgcctctttgcttgacatcatgggaaaatcaaaagaaataagccaagacctAAGCCAAGAAAAAACCttgtagacccccacaagtcAATGGATTCCAATCGCCTGAatgtaccaagttcatctgtacaaacaatagtacgcaagtataaacaacatgggaccacacagctgtcatatcgctcaggaaggagacacgttctgtctcctagagatgatctatatccacagtaaaaatttgtcctatagacataacctgaaaggccgctcagcaaggaagaagccactgctccaaatccgccataaaaaagccagactacggtttacaactgcagatggggacaaagattggactttttggagaaaatggtctgatgaaacaaaaatggaactgtttggccataatgaccatcgttatgtttggaggaaaaatggcaggcttgcaagctgaagaacaccatcccaaccgggacgcacgggggtggcagcatcatgttgtggaagtgctttgctgcaggagggactggtgcacttcacaaaatagatggcatcacgagggagggaaaattatgtggatttattgaagcaacatctcaagacatccgtcaggaagttaaagcctggttgcaaatgggtcttccaaatggacaatgactccaagcatacttccaaagctgtggcaaaatggcttaaggacaacaatgtcacggtattggaatggccatcacaaagccctgacctcaatcctatggaaaatgtgtgggcagaactgacaaagtgtttgtgagcaaggaggcctacaaacctgattcagttacaccagctctgtcaggaggaatgggccaaaattcacccaactttttgtgggaagcttgtggaaggctacccaaaatgtttgacccaagttaaacaatttaaaggcaatgctaccaaatactaattgagtgtatgtaaacttctgacccactgggaatgtgatgaaagaaataaaagctgaaataaatcactctcaactattattctgacatttcacattcttaaaataaactggtgatcctaactgacctaaggcagggcatttttacaaggattaaacgtcacaaattgtgaaaaactgagtttaaatatatttggttaaggtgtatgtaaacttccaacttcaactgtagtaaccaataaagtgttaaacaaatctaaatatttgagattcttcaaagtacccaccctttgccttgatgacagctttacaaactcttggcattctctcaaccagcttcatgacgtagtcacctggaatgtagttcaattaacaggtgtgcctacttaaaagtacatttgtggaatttctttccttcttaatgcatttgagccaatcagttgtgttgtgacaaggtaggggtggtatacagaagacagccctatttggtaaaaatccatattatggcaagaacagttcaacttagcaaagagaaatgacagtccatcattactttaagacataaaggtcagtcaatacagaacatttcaaaaactttgaaagtttcaagtgcaatcgcaaaaccatcaagcgttatgatgaaagtggctctcatgaggaccaccacaggaaaggaagacccatagttacctctgctgcagaggatacattcctTAGAGTTAccggcctcagaaattgcagaccaaaaaaatgcttcacagagttcaagtaacagacacatctcaacatcaactgttcagagactgtgtgaatcgggccttcatggtcgaattgctgcaaagaaaccactactaaaggacaccaataataagaagagacttgcttgggcctagaaacatgagcaatggacattagaccggtggaaatctgtcctttggtcttatgagtccaaatgtgagattttttgttccaaccgccatgtctttgtgagacgcagagtaggtgaacggatgatctttgcatgtgtggttcccaccgtgaagcattgaagaggtgtgatggtgctttgctggtgacattgtctgtgatttatttataattaaaacgcacacttaacctgcatggctaccacagcattctgcagcaatacgccattccATCTGTTTGCCGCTTAGTCGGactatcatttgattttcaacaggatcatgacacaacacacctccaggctgtgtaagggctatttgatcaagaagtagagtgatgcatcagatgacgTTCACTAATTAAATATTACATCATAGCCTGAGTAGTATGTAGTAGATCGAGGCCAATCCAGCCTCCacaaatcacccaacctcaacccaattgagatggtttgggatgtgtttgaccgcagagtgaaggaaaagcagccaacaagtgcttaccATATGTgggaactgttggaaaagcattccaggtggagctggttgagagattgccaagggtgtgcaaagctgtcatcaaggcaaagggtggctattttgaataatctcaaatataaagtatgtttaatactttttaggcaactacatgattccatatgttatttcagaGTTGTGTCTTCGctatttattttacaatgtagaaaatagtaaaaaatgaaagaaaaaccattgaatgagtaggttttctaaaactattgactggtactgtaagtattcagatcctttgctatgagattcaaaaatgagctcaggtgcatcttggtcaggaaggtgaccaagaacccgaaggtcactctgacagagcaccagagttcctctgtggagttgggagaaccttccaggaggacaaccatctctgcagcactctaccaatcaggccttttatggtagcggccaggcggaagccactcctcagtaaaaggcacatgacagcctgcttggagtttgccaaaaggcatctaaaggactctcagaccatcagaaacaagattctctggtctgatgaaaccaagattgaactctttggcctgaatgccaagtgtcagttCTGGagtaacctggcaccatccctacggtgtagcatggttgtggcagaatcataatgtggggatgtttttcagcggcaggggtTGGGAGACAAGTCAAGATGAACAGAAAAAAGCACagagctccttgatgaaaacctgctcaggacctcagactggggcgaaggttcaccttccaacaggacaacgaccctaagcacacaaccaatgcaggagtggcttcaggacaagtctctgaattcccttgagtggcccggccagagcctgtacttgaacctgatcgaacatctctggagagacctaaaaatagctgtgcagcaacactccccatccaaccagacagagcttgagaggatctgcagagaagaatgggagaaactccccaaatacaggtgtgccaagcttgtagcgtcatacctaagacttgaggctgtaattgcagccaaaaggtgcttcaacaaagtactgagtaaacggtctgtaatacttatgtaaatgtaatttcagtTTTTTATATGCCAAAATGTATAAAagcctgcttttgctttgtcattatgggatattgtgtgtaaattgatgagggaaaaaaacaattaaatcaattttagaataagactgtaaccgaacaaaatgtgggaaaattcaaggggtctaaatactttctgaaggcgttGTATATTTCACTAATTAAATATTACATCATAGCCTGAGTAGTATGTAGTAGATCGAGGCCAATCCAGTAAACTGACAGAGGAACATCATCATCGGTTCAAGGTCATCAGAAGCATCACTCACCCGAGACAGCCAGAGTAGATGCTCTTACTACTCTGAAGGACAATCATTAAAAAGACTATACAAAGCTTCTCTACCCATGTGtgttttcctctcttcttccGGGCTCTGAAGTGTACCCTCAGGTGTGCTCCTTTTCACACTGTTAAGCTGTGATGATGTCGTTATCCACGCAGGAAATGCACACAAGCATCCCTCAGGGTTCACATTGGCTGAAAGCTCAGAGCTCATTCTTAAATAAAGGTTGATAGGCCATTATTaggaaacaaaacatttatttcagtccattaaaaaaaaaaatgtttcaaaaCAAATCTTTGACAGAAAAATAGGATATTATGTTAATCAAAATATGGATTAAGAATCCATAAAAAGCTGGAAATATAAAAATATGGATTTGCAATCCATCAAAATATTGAATTAACACTAATAAGTGTAACATCATTTATTCACACGTCTGTTTGAAAAGTAAAATGGTCTTCTTCATGAGGACACTTGGTTGTTCTATTGGTCAGTGCACAACTTCGGGTATCCACAGTGGAGTGGCTGAGGAAGCCAGGCCCCAGTGCACTGTGGGAAGGGTTTTAGAGCCTCAGTCCTCCAGCAGTATGTCCACCTCCTCCATGGGAACCCTCAGTCTGAGCTCCTTCTCGGTCATCAGGTCCAGGAACTCCTGCACGTGCTCAGGGAAGAGTTGCACCGCGTCCATGTATAAACCCTTTGGATGGACAcacgtgagcacacacacacgtcagaaaCTATGTCATATATTGTGACCAAAACACACCAAAGAGCTAACTAATTATCACTGTTTAATCATTTCATCGGTCACTGTGCCCACCTTTGCCCATGGGACGTCCTGTAGAGCCTTGTAGAAGATACCTCTTCCCTTCTCCACCTTCCCCTCTGACACCTACAGCACACAACAAAACACCAGACGTCAGCTACAACACACAAAACACCAGACGTCagctacaacacacaacacaccagaCGTCAgatacaacacacaacacaccagaCGTCAgatacaacacacaacacaccagacgtcagctacaacacacaacacaccagaTGTCAgatacaacacacaacacaccagaCGTCAGCTACAACACACAAAACACCAGACGTCAGCTACAACACCAGACGttagctacaacacacaaaaCACCAGACGTCAGctacaacacaacaaaacacaagACGTCAGCTACAACACACAAAACACCAGACGTCAGctacaacacaacaaaacaccaGACGTCAGCTACAACACACAAAACACCAGACGTCAGctacaacacaacaaaacaccaGATGTCAGCTACAACACACAAAACACCAGACGTCAGCTACAACACACAAAACGTCAGctacaacacaacaaaacaccaGACGTCAGATACAACACACAAAACACCAGACGTCAGCTACAACACACAAAACACCAGACGTCAgatacaacacacaacacaccagaCGTCAgatacaacacacaacacaccagacgtcagctacaacacacaacacaccagaCGTCAGCTACAACACAACACCAGACGTTAGCTACAACACAACACCAGACGTCAGCTACAACACACAAAACACCAGACGTCAGCTACAACACACAAAACACCAGACGTCAGctacaacacaacaaaacacaagACGTCATCTACAACACACAAAACACCAGACGTCAGctacaacacaacaaaacaccaGACGTCAGATACAACACACAAAACACCAGACGTTAGctacaacacaacaaaacaccaGACGTCAGNNNNNNNNNNNNNNNNNNNNNNNNNNNNNNNNNNNNNNNNNNNNNNNNNNNNNNNNNNNNNNNNNNNNNNNNNNNNNNNNNNNNNNNNNNNNNNNNNNNNagagggagaagagagagggagaagagggagaagagagaacaagaatagAGGGataagagaacaagaagagagggagaagagaacaagaagagagggagaagagagaacaagaagagagggagaagagaacaaaaagagggagaagagagaacaagaagagagggagaagagagaacaagaagaggggagaagaaagaacaagaagagagggagaagagagaacaagaagagaggagaagagagaacaagaagaggagaagagaacaaaaagagagggagaagagagaacaagaagagagggagaagagagaacaagaagagggagaagaaagaacaagaagagaggagaagagagaacaagaagagaggagaagagagaacaagaagagggagaagaaagaacaagaagagaaggagaagagagaacaagagaagagggagaagaaagaacaagagagggagaagagagaacaagaagagaggagaagagagaacaagaagagagggagaagagagaacaagaagagggagcagaaagaacaaaagagaggagaagagagaacaagaagagaggagaagagagagggagaagagagacacagaatagagggagaagagaacaagagagggagaagagagaacaagagagagggagaagagagaacaagaagagagggagaagagagaggagaagagagacacagaatagaggagaagagaacaagaagagagggagaagagagaacaagagagaggagaagagagaacaagaatagagggagaagagagagggagaagagagacacagaat
Above is a genomic segment from Oncorhynchus gorbuscha isolate QuinsamMale2020 ecotype Even-year linkage group LG10, OgorEven_v1.0, whole genome shotgun sequence containing:
- the LOC124045310 gene encoding 26S proteasome regulatory subunit 4-like; the protein is MGQSQSGGHGPGGGKKDDKDKKKKYEPPIPTRVGKRKKKSKGPDAASKLPLVTPHTHCRLKLLKQERIKDYLLMEEEFIRNQEQMKPLEEKQEEERSKVDDLRGTPMSVGNLEEIIDDNHAIVSTSVGSEHYVSILSFVDKDLLEPGCSVLLNHKVHAVIGVLMDDTDPLVTVMKVEKAPQETYADIGGLDQQIQEIKESVELPLTHPEYYEEMGIKPPKGVILYGAPGTGKTLLAKAVANQTSATFLRVVGSELIQKYLGDGPKLVRELFRVAEEHAPSIVFIDEIDAIGTKRYDSNSGGEREIQRTLLELLNQLDGFDSRGDVKVIMATNRIETLDPALIRPGRIDRKIEFPLPDEKTKRRIFQIHTSRMTVADDVILDDLILAKDDLSGADIKAICTEAGLMALRERRMKVTNEDFKKSKENVLYKKQEGTPEGLYL